Below is a window of Merismopedia glauca CCAP 1448/3 DNA.
TGGATGGCTCCTCAAGATCAACCTCACGAGCATTTCCAATTCCCAGAGGAAGTTCTTCCTCGCGGTAATGCTTTGTAAAATTTAAAATTTCCGATTTGAGATTTGAGTACAGACGCAGCCCTGCGACTGCTCAAATCTCAACATCATTGTCTCAATTACCAATAACTCGTTTTGTTAGTCACAAAAGAGGTTCTGCCCTGTGCAAACATCCTTTAGTAATTCTATGGTTGCCGGTGGTCGCGACCAAGGGTCAAGCGGTTTCGCTTGGTGGTCAGGTAACGCCCGCCTCATAAACATCTCTGGTAAACTGCTGGGAGCGCACGTAGCCCACGCTGGTTTGATCGTTTTCTGGGCTGGAGCCATGTGCTTATTTGAAGTGGCTCACTTCGTTCCAGAAAAACCAATGTATGAACAAGGGTTAATTCTACTACCCCACTTAGCAACTCAAGGGTGGGGAGTAGGTCCTGGTGGAGAAGTAATTGATACTTTCCCTTACTTCGTAATTGGGGTACTGCACCTAGTTTCTTCAGCCGTACTTGGCTTAGGTGGTATTTATCACGCCTTGCGCGGACCAGATACTTTAGAAGAGTATTCTTCTTTCTTTGGTTATGACTGGAAAGACAAAAACCAGATGACCAATATCATTGGCTACCACCTGATTTTGCTAGGCTGCGGTGCTTTACTGTTAGTCTTCAAAGCCATGTTCTTTGGTGGAGTTTATGACACCTGGGCACCTGGTGGTGGAGATGTACGGGTCATTACTAACCCAACTTTGAACCCTGCTGTAATTTTCGGTTATCTGATTAGATCTCCTTTTGGTGGTGAAGGCTGGATTATCAGCGTCAACAACATGGAAGATGTAATTGGCGGTCATATTTGGCTGGGTCTAATTTGTATTGGTGGTGGAGTTTGGCACATCCTGACCGCACCTTTCGGTTGGGCACGTCGCGCCTTTGTTTGGTCTGGAGAAGCATACCTCTCCTATAGCTTAGGTGCATTATCGTTAATGGGCTTTATTGCTGCTTGTTACGTTTGGTTTAACAACACAGTCTATCCCAGTGAGTTTTACGGACCAACTGGTGCTGAAGCTTCTCAATCTCAAGCTTTGACCTTTTTGATTCGCGACCAACGTTTAGGTGCTAATGTCGCTTCGGCTCAAGGCCCCACTGGTTTGGGTAAATATCTGATGCGCTCTCCTTCTGGAGAAATCATCTTCGGTGGTGAAACCATGCGCTTCTGGGATTTCCGTGGTCCTTGGTTAGAGCCTCTACGCGGACCTAACGGTTTGGATCTCAACAAAATCAAGAATGATATTCAGCCTTG
It encodes the following:
- the psbC gene encoding photosystem II reaction center protein CP43, with protein sequence MVAGGRDQGSSGFAWWSGNARLINISGKLLGAHVAHAGLIVFWAGAMCLFEVAHFVPEKPMYEQGLILLPHLATQGWGVGPGGEVIDTFPYFVIGVLHLVSSAVLGLGGIYHALRGPDTLEEYSSFFGYDWKDKNQMTNIIGYHLILLGCGALLLVFKAMFFGGVYDTWAPGGGDVRVITNPTLNPAVIFGYLIRSPFGGEGWIISVNNMEDVIGGHIWLGLICIGGGVWHILTAPFGWARRAFVWSGEAYLSYSLGALSLMGFIAACYVWFNNTVYPSEFYGPTGAEASQSQALTFLIRDQRLGANVASAQGPTGLGKYLMRSPSGEIIFGGETMRFWDFRGPWLEPLRGPNGLDLNKIKNDIQPWQARRAAEYMTHAPLGSINSVGGVITDINSFNYVSPRAWLASFHFVMGFFFLVGHLWHAGRARAAAGGFERGINRENEPVMAMNDLD